Below is a window of Rhodamnia argentea isolate NSW1041297 chromosome 11, ASM2092103v1, whole genome shotgun sequence DNA.
TTTAGGAAGTTTCTCTGCATTTTGGAGCTATCATGAAGGTTATCTACTTTCTTAGGAAGATTCTTTGCCATACATAATCCTCATTCCTTAACCTGGGATGGTTATCTTAAGGGACAAGGTTTGCTTTGTATTCTACATACATTTTAGTCAAGCATGGCTGCATGATTCTGGTGGATAATCTGGGATAAGGTCCATCCCTTCTCCTTTTGCTTGCTCGAGCTCCTTTTGTGATGTCGTGGTAGTTATGATATTCTAAAATATTCTTACAATGATGAATGGCATTTTTCTCCAGGTTGTTGGAACCATGTTCACACACCATCAAAAATGCGTCCTGGTGGACACACAGGCGGGGGGCAATTACCGAAAAATAACTGCATTCATAGGTGGACTTGATCTCTGTGATGGTCGATATGATACACCTGAGCATCGGCTATTTCGTGATCTTGACACTACTTTTAAGGATGACTTTCACAATCCTACATTTCCTGTGAGTTGTTTGTCTATATTTGATATGTTTTAGCTTTTTGGCCTAGTAGTTCTTTGCTAGTTAAGTACTCTTGCATTTACTGTCCTATAATATAGGTGAAATTTTGGAGTTTGTAGTGAAAGAAGCCTTTTGTACTTTCCTGCTTGAAGAGTGGCGCGATAACAGAGATCAATTCCTCCTATAAATGTGCCTTGTTTCTTTCACTCTTGAGAACTGATGTACCATCTTTGTTGTAGCAGTCCTATTTCTTGTTAAATACATCAGATGACTTACGATTGTAACTGTGATGGTAGCATTgtagaaaattttaagatttgaaaggCCTCATACTGTTTTGTATGGGAATTCATGAAGAACTGGTCTGGTTGATTAGCGAGATGCAACGAGGATGAATTGATAAAATCGCAATCTGCAAACTTGAAGGGGGTGATTTCCTTGTTTCAGAATTTACGGCCACGGTGGCACATTGGAAGTGGATTGGATGTTATGATTGAGGAAAGATTCATACCTATGTTTAATGACTTGCTTTAAATTTTGGATTATTGAAGTGGCTGCATATTCTAGTCTAATTCTCGTATTTGTCATGATACAAGTGAGTTCTTTTATCATTTCATTCTTAATTTGGTGCATGGAGAAGAATAAAATGGCCCCTATATATTCAGCTTAAGTACGGTTTTGTTGTGTTGAGCCAAGTTTGCTTATTTGAGGTTCTGAAGGTCCATCTATGTTCTGTTGGTACaccaaaattttgtgaattcggTTGATAAAACCTGAAAAAGGGGTGAATGCAACGATTCCTCTGTGCTATTTCCTTTCAGTTTTAAGTCTCGTGACATGTAGAATCTTGGACTTTGGTACAGTCTGGAATGAAAGCTCCAAGACAACCATGGCATGACTTGCACTGCCGGATCGAAGGGCCTGCTGCATATGATGTACTGATAAACTTTGAGCAACGTTGGAGGAAAGCAACAAAATGGAAAGAATTCAGTCTCTTTGTCAAAGGAAAAAGCCATTGGCATGATGATTCCTTAATAAAGTTAGGCCGTATCTCTTGGATTCTGAGTCCTACATCGACTGAGTCACATGTTATCACCTCATCTCTTTCAAAGGATGACCCGGATGAGGATATTACGGATGTGCCTGAGGACAATTCCGATCTCTTTGTCTCTAAAGAAGATGATCCTAGTACCTGGCATGTTCAGGTTGGAAATGCAAGTTACACGTTGCAATTGCATGTTCAGGTTACCTTtctttattttgccaatttactTTGTGTTTGCTTGTGCAGATTTTCCGGTCTATTGACTCTGGATCAGTCAAAGGATTTCccacaaaaaggaaagatattGCTGAAAAGCAGGTCTACATGAGATCTATATCTTTCTTCCCTTCTTATGCctacttttcttccttttttgcttttctttagtTGAATCAAAAgcggaaaaggagaaaaaaaatcatactaaTGGACTTGGGCTGGAGTAGGTTTCTCTATCCGTTAAAACATAAACTAATATCTACCTTTCTAATTGACATCAttttatgggatttttttttaatttgtatcTGCGTCCTCTTAATTATTGGCACTTTTTGCTGCAGAATCTTATAGTTACAAAAGATGTAATTGTGGACAGAAGCATTCAGACAGCTTACATTCAGGCAATCAGATCTGCTCAACATTTTGTGTATATTGAAAATCAGTATTTTCTGGGATCATCGTATGCATGGCCATCGTATAAGGATGCAGGTGAATATCATGATTTCTTTTTAGGTTGCAAGTAGGCGATTCCTATCTATACTCAAGATATTCCATTGGTGGACTAAGTATTTTAATCACAATCATGTCGAATTTGACTTGCAGAGTGAATCGAactaccgaaaaaaaaaaatggagtatGGCTCATTTCACTCCAAAGTATTGGTGAAATCTTTTGTTTGTGTGTCAATTGACCATTTTCATCACTTTTTTGTATGTTTAGGATCTAAGTCTTTAACTAGTACTGTTTGCCACATTATGGTAAGCAGTAGACTTCATGTAGTTAGTTTTTTTTCCACAAACCACTCTCAGCTGTTTGTAACATGGTCTGAGCAGGAGCTGATAACCTCATTCCAATGGAATTGGCCTTGAAGATTGCTAGCAAAATCAGAGCTAATGAGAGATTTGCTGTATATATTGTCATACCGATGTGGCCTGAAGGTGATCCCAAGTCAGCTGCAGTTCAAGAGATTCTCTTTTGGCAGGTAGGTTGGCACATGAATATGTTTCTGCAGATGTGTCTAGACTTTGGTGCTTTTCTTTCATAGGTTAGATGGCGGGAGGAAGATATGGAGTACCATGGACAAGGACGGTCTTTACGTTACGATCAACAGAAATTACTACAGACTATATAGTACCAAATGCTGAGGAATTGATTCCATTTAGGTGTCCAGCCAATTAGAGAATACGCTGTCTCACTTGTTCCCGATGTCTGTCTAATGCTGTGCAAAGTATTCTCTTATACCATCTCTTACTCCTCACAAATCACATTAGCCATAAGATAGTAAattgatgttgattttttagGACAAGATTTCACGCGTACTAATTTTTTCCGGAGTGCAATCTCACATAATCTGATTCTTTTACACTCTTTGCCTTATTTTCTTCCCAGAACCAGACCATGCAAATGATGTATCAAGTTGTTGCACGTGAATTGAAGCAAATGCAGCTCAAAGATTCTCATCCTCAGGAGTACCTTAATTTTTACTGCCTTGGTAACAGGGAAGAGAATTCTGGCCAGCCTCCTCCAGACAATGCGGTAATACTTTTTGCAGTACGGCTTTGACTAGTTTTCAGGTCCTTGAAACATATTAACGGTCCATTTCACTAGTCGTTAAATTTGCAAGCTCAAGAATCCCGTTCGGTGGTGCTTGAATGCATTAACAAGCAAGCATGGTTCATGGGGTTGTAAcgagccgagccgagtcaaGTCGACACAGTGCAAAGCTCGAGCTTGATTACCCGCATACTCGGAGCTCGAAACTCAGCTTGAGCTTGATCGTGTATAAAATATTTGGGCTCGAGCTTGACTCGAATATAATAGAGCTATTTATGAACTCAGAGCTTGAGTTTAATAAGCTCAAACAGTTCCCCTGCCTATGTGTATGAGGGTCATATATGTAAATTTAATaacttttatgtctttttttttgtaataaaaaatatttttgaaaagaataATACAAGCACAATGAGACTCGGGAGCTTGTCGAGCTGAGTATCGATGAGCTCGGGTTCGACTCGACGAGATACTTTAGTAGCTTGAGCTTGAGATCGACTAGAAATGAGGTGAATTGACCTCCAGTAACCATCGAGCAGATCCTAAGTTAAACTTGGCTCATGGGCAATCAGATTTTCTCATTACAATTTTTGATGAACCTTGGATCTGATGTTTTCTGACATGTTATGGCAGGTCTCAGAAGCGTACAAGTCCCAGCGATTTATGATATATGTTCATGCTAAAGGAATGGTCGTGGATGATGAGTACGTTTTATTGGGATCGGCAAATATTAACCAAAGATCATTGGCTGGTACCAAAGACACTGAGATTGCCATGGGTGCATATCAGCCCCATCACACTTGGGCACTAAAGAAGAGGCATCCACGTGGTCAGGTTGTTGTCTCGTGGCTTCTTTGCATAagcctaattttttatttttctgcgcCGGGTTTCTCAAGCAAATGTGCACTAAATCTTTGGAATACAAATCAGTTGACATTTGTTGAACTGGTAGTAACAAAGCCAAGAACACCAATTTCCAGCCAGATATATTAGGAAGTCATTAGAATTCGTGATTTTTTCCTCGACAActtagtataaaaaaaagaatttgagacAGCTTTCGACTCTGTTATTTGTTTTGACATGGTGAATGCAGTAGGATCTGAAACAGGTCGCCATAACTTGTGACTGGAGTAATGGGCTCTCAGCGATATAAGCAGTTTTGGGTATGATTCTTTGCACTTTTGCCCATCTGTGCAGGTATATGGATACAGAATGTCCCTGTGGGCAGAGCATCTTGGGGAAGTGGAAGGATGCTTTAATGAGCCTGGCAGTTTAGAATGTGTCGAGAAGGTGAAAGAGATAGCTGAAAATAACTGGAACAACTACAAAGCTAAAGGTTCATTGCAGGGCCACCTTCTCCAGTATCCCGTACAGGTTGACCAAGAGGGGAATGTTGGGCCATTGCCAGGATCCGAGGAGTTTCCTGATGTTGGCGGTAAAGTTGTCGGCACTTATTCCACCACACTCCCTGACGTTCTAACAACCTAGGTTCTGTCCTACTCCATGTCCATCCAGTCCTACGAGCTGCAAAGATGTCTCCCCGGCTGTCGCTTCATTCTCGATGTGTACAAGTTGTATAATCTGTCTGATTGTTTTTGAGCCGTGCTGTAGTTCGGATTGTTCtttcattgttttgtttttttccttggcTATCTGAATCTTTCCTGGCGGCCATGGTGTGAACGTCGTGTTTTGAGCAGTTCGGTGTCTCTTCCACTTTGGCTTGAAGGTTTCTTCTGTTGTTACAATTCTTGGGAGCATCTATGTGTTTTAGCGGGTAGAGATGTAATTTGGAAATTGTCCAAATGTAGTTGAAAGCAGCTTGACTACTTTGTAAAGTAAATGACGCCTTCAGTTTGaaatgaataaatttcatagatGCAATAATCACTTCTTGACAAATTCTTGCAAATTTTACGGCAATAGTTTCTATCCCTACCGCAGTTATCTACATTGACTTTTGGCAAATTTGAAGTCATTTAAAATTAACTTTTAAAGCAAGCgttaaaaatgttaaaatttgtcataaaagtccaattaaatttcgaaaattttaaaaaa
It encodes the following:
- the LOC115736270 gene encoding phospholipase D delta isoform X1 is translated as MAGSPPDQVVYLHGDLDLRIISASNLPNMDLVSERLRLCFSVCATPPANSADPPRPRRDSGGGGDRDAHRHGRIITSDPYVTVRVPQATIARTSVIRNSQNPMWDQRFGVALAHPVVDLEFCVKDDDIFGAQLIGTVKISAREIADGEFISGSFPLIGPSGEPPKPDTTLQLELKFTPVEKNPVYRFGIAGDSTHQGVRHTYFPLRKGSGVTLYQDAHVAHGLLPDIELDSDAGGVYRQEKCWEDICHAICEAHHLIYIVGWSVYHKIKLSREPTRPVPRGGHLTLGELLKYKSEEGVRVLLLIWDDKTSHKKYFINTAGVMQTHDEETRKFFKHSSVNCVLAPRYASSKLGYIKQQVVGTMFTHHQKCVLVDTQAGGNYRKITAFIGGLDLCDGRYDTPEHRLFRDLDTTFKDDFHNPTFPSGMKAPRQPWHDLHCRIEGPAAYDVLINFEQRWRKATKWKEFSLFVKGKSHWHDDSLIKLGRISWILSPTSTESHVITSSLSKDDPDEDITDVPEDNSDLFVSKEDDPSTWHVQIFRSIDSGSVKGFPTKRKDIAEKQNLIVTKDVIVDRSIQTAYIQAIRSAQHFVYIENQYFLGSSYAWPSYKDAGADNLIPMELALKIASKIRANERFAVYIVIPMWPEGDPKSAAVQEILFWQNQTMQMMYQVVARELKQMQLKDSHPQEYLNFYCLGNREENSGQPPPDNAVSEAYKSQRFMIYVHAKGMVVDDEYVLLGSANINQRSLAGTKDTEIAMGAYQPHHTWALKKRHPRGQVYGYRMSLWAEHLGEVEGCFNEPGSLECVEKVKEIAENNWNNYKAKGSLQGHLLQYPVQVDQEGNVGPLPGSEEFPDVGGKVVGTYSTTLPDVLTT
- the LOC115736270 gene encoding phospholipase D delta isoform X3; its protein translation is MAGSPPDQVVYLHGDLDLRIISASNLPNMDLVSERLRLCFSVCATPPASGGGDRDAHRHGRIITSDPYVTVRVPQATIARTSVIRNSQNPMWDQRFGVALAHPVVDLEFCVKDDDIFGAQLIGTVKISAREIADGEFISGSFPLIGPSGEPPKPDTTLQLELKFTPVEKNPVYRFGIAGDSTHQGVRHTYFPLRKGSGVTLYQDAHVAHGLLPDIELDSDAGGVYRQEKCWEDICHAICEAHHLIYIVGWSVYHKIKLSREPTRPVPRGGHLTLGELLKYKSEEGVRVLLLIWDDKTSHKKYFINTAGVMQTHDEETRKFFKHSSVNCVLAPRYASSKLGYIKQQVVGTMFTHHQKCVLVDTQAGGNYRKITAFIGGLDLCDGRYDTPEHRLFRDLDTTFKDDFHNPTFPSGMKAPRQPWHDLHCRIEGPAAYDVLINFEQRWRKATKWKEFSLFVKGKSHWHDDSLIKLGRISWILSPTSTESHVITSSLSKDDPDEDITDVPEDNSDLFVSKEDDPSTWHVQIFRSIDSGSVKGFPTKRKDIAEKQNLIVTKDVIVDRSIQTAYIQAIRSAQHFVYIENQYFLGSSYAWPSYKDAGADNLIPMELALKIASKIRANERFAVYIVIPMWPEGDPKSAAVQEILFWQNQTMQMMYQVVARELKQMQLKDSHPQEYLNFYCLGNREENSGQPPPDNAVSEAYKSQRFMIYVHAKGMVVDDEYVLLGSANINQRSLAGTKDTEIAMGAYQPHHTWALKKRHPRGQVYGYRMSLWAEHLGEVEGCFNEPGSLECVEKVKEIAENNWNNYKAKGSLQGHLLQYPVQVDQEGNVGPLPGSEEFPDVGGKVVGTYSTTLPDVLTT
- the LOC115736270 gene encoding phospholipase D delta isoform X2; translation: MAGSPPDQVVYLHGDLDLRIISASNLPNMDLVSERLRLCFSVCATPPANSADPPRPRRDSGGGGDRDAHRHGRIITSDPYVTVRVPQATIARTSVIRNSQNPMWDQRFGVALAHPVVDLEFCVKDDDIFGAQLIGTVKISAREIADGEFISGSFPLIGPSGEPPKPDTTLQLELKFTPVEKNPVYRFGIAGDSTHQGVRHTYFPLRKGSGVTLYQDAHVAHGLLPDIELDSDAGGVYRQEKCWEDICHAICEAHHLIYIVGWSVYHKIKLSREPTRPVPRGGHLTLGELLKYKSEEGVRVLLLIWDDKTSHKKYFINTAGVMQTHDEETRKFFKHSSVNCVLAPRYASSKLGYIKQQVVGTMFTHHQKCVLVDTQAGGNYRKITAFIGGLDLCDGRYDTPEHRLFRDLDTTFKDDFHNPTFPSGMKAPRQPWHDLHCRIEGPAAYDVLINFEQRWRKATKWKEFSLFVKGKSHWHDDSLIKLGRISWILSPTSTESHVITSSLSVPEDNSDLFVSKEDDPSTWHVQIFRSIDSGSVKGFPTKRKDIAEKQNLIVTKDVIVDRSIQTAYIQAIRSAQHFVYIENQYFLGSSYAWPSYKDAGADNLIPMELALKIASKIRANERFAVYIVIPMWPEGDPKSAAVQEILFWQNQTMQMMYQVVARELKQMQLKDSHPQEYLNFYCLGNREENSGQPPPDNAVSEAYKSQRFMIYVHAKGMVVDDEYVLLGSANINQRSLAGTKDTEIAMGAYQPHHTWALKKRHPRGQVYGYRMSLWAEHLGEVEGCFNEPGSLECVEKVKEIAENNWNNYKAKGSLQGHLLQYPVQVDQEGNVGPLPGSEEFPDVGGKVVGTYSTTLPDVLTT